GTAGCTCATTTGAATGCTGCTGTAACTGAAGCATGATAACAAGCCCAAATGACTGAGCCCATGTAAAATAGCATCCAGCACAGTTATATATGCCTGCCAATACGGAAGGGAGAGACAAAAATAAGTCCTGAATTCATAGACATGATGTGTACGAGAACAGACAGCTCCTTCTAGCAAAAGAAAGCATAACAAACATCCAGGCAATGTGTTCTACAGCTATTCCCAAAGCGTAATTATATAGCCAAGCTAATATGTAATGTAGCACACTGCTAAAACAACGTAATCCTCGTAAAACCTTATTATGCttgttttacaaataaaacataacatctGTAATAAGATAaagattaaataattattatttgatcATGAGAAATTACCTCACTTAATAGTTTtaatacaataaattaaaaatattgaggAGTGACCTCTCTAGGCTGTTAAAGTGAAAAGaacgagaaaacaaaacaaatactgtaaaaacaggAATTGAATAAGTGGTCATTTTGAAAGGCACTCGTCTGCTAAAAGCCATgaattcagtgtgtttgtgtgtgtgtgtgtgtgtgtgtgttctcttgtATTTCTATACCTGTGAGGAGTGAATATCCTCACAAAAATAGATAGATTGCAAAGTCCTCCAGAATGAGGACAATTTGCAGGTCCTAACTTCTTTTCTATGTACAGTTCATTTTTAGGGTTAAGGCTTAGGTTCAGGTTAAAGATTAAAACTAGGATTAGGTTTAAATGAGGATTAGGGAATGAATGGAGTCAATGGAGGTCCTCACAAGTATAGAAACACAaacttgtgtctgtgtctttgtttcccGGTTACTTCATTTCCATATTTGGAAAGGCGAGCACAGTGCATGCACagtgttgtgtagtagtagttgtcATAGTAGTACTAATTGACATCACCATCGATGTTTACAATTACCGACCTTtgaagagagtaaaaaaaacataaaaacatcaacccAAACCGTTCCCAAATTTTCATTCCAGTCTGTTCTCCGGATTCAAACGTCTGTATGTTTCAGAGGCGGTGGTGTCCGTGAGTCACGAGCCCACCAACACCTCCATAATGTGGTCCAGTTCTGTCAGATCGATTTTGAAAGGCTGATTGGCTGAAACCTGGGGGCTGGGGCCGCTGTACGGTGACGCCAGCGATTTGAGGAGGTCGTCCGCCGTCACCACCGGAGACAGTTTGGCGAGGCCGCCGCCTGTGGTCACGCCCACAGCCCCCGATGTCGTACAGGGGTCAAAGTCATACATGGACGTGTCGATGTCGGCGAACAGGACGTCGTCCAGCGCCAAGTCTGAGAGAAACCCCGAGGGtgacgaggaggaagaaggagaggaaggagaggcgGAAATGTCTACTAGGCCACCAGGGGGCAGTGTGGGCAGAGCATCCATTGGTCGGAGCTCGGTACAGCGGCCTTCTGCTAGCAAGACGCCAACTGCCTCTGGTTTAGCACCCATGGTCCTGCTGTCTCTGGGTAGGCCTGTGGGTGTTGGGGAGAGGGGTGTTAAGAGGGAGGGCTGGGTGAGTGGTGTGGGAGCTGGGGAGGTAGTCACGGTCGTAGTAATAGCTGCTGCTGTCCTTGTTATGGCTGTGGGTGGACCCAACTCCATGTCACTCAGAGCGGAGGGGAAACCGTCAATGGACGAAGCAGGCACAGGGACCCTGGGGGATGCCTGACTTAGAAGCGCTGAAGGTAGCGGTGGAGGCTGTGGTGGGGGAGGTGAcagaggaggagtaggaggggATGGAGCACAAAAGGCAGAATCTCCACCATCCTCCTCCAGTAAAGAGGCTGGAGTGAGGCAGGCTTCTAGAGGGGTGGGGCAGACCTCCACACGGTTGGGGCAGGCCTGGGATGCCTGACAGTTGGGAGGCACCATTGGGTGGGGTGAAGGTGGTGGCGCGATCACTGGCATCAACAGCGCAGAAGGCTGGGA
This genomic stretch from Larimichthys crocea isolate SSNF chromosome III, L_crocea_2.0, whole genome shotgun sequence harbors:
- the sertad2b gene encoding SERTA domain-containing protein 2b yields the protein MFGKGAKRKLDEDEEGLEGKTLEASVAGGGLGLCPEGLSKVSYTLQRQTIFNISLMKLYSQRPLGEPSLERRVLINNMLRRIQDELKQEGSLRPLLFPPSPPPDDPMDEGFREAPPSFGVLSAAATAQVSQPSALLMPVIAPPPSPHPMVPPNCQASQACPNRVEVCPTPLEACLTPASLLEEDGGDSAFCAPSPPTPPLSPPPPQPPPLPSALLSQASPRVPVPASSIDGFPSALSDMELGPPTAITRTAAAITTTVTTSPAPTPLTQPSLLTPLSPTPTGLPRDSRTMGAKPEAVGVLLAEGRCTELRPMDALPTLPPGGLVDISASPSSPSSSSSPSGFLSDLALDDVLFADIDTSMYDFDPCTTSGAVGVTTGGGLAKLSPVVTADDLLKSLASPYSGPSPQVSANQPFKIDLTELDHIMEVLVGS